The following are encoded in a window of Platichthys flesus chromosome 11, fPlaFle2.1, whole genome shotgun sequence genomic DNA:
- the LOC133965005 gene encoding vitelline membrane outer layer protein 1-like isoform X1 has product MESLLRAVAMLAVMFLGLFQQGAGVADRLYTSVLTVTNGQHWGTWRGPEMCPDQYFAVGFSTRVESRQGKGDDTALNGIRLICGKDEDHNFMYTVESHPGFWGDWSNPQYCPSGVLSSFQLRVEGRQGRKDDTAANNIKFRCSSSPLLEGSGLDWGEYGGWSQVCVNGGICGIETKVEDRQGRGDDTALNDVRFHCCDRTLQSSSD; this is encoded by the exons ATGGAGAGTCTGCTCCGCGCCGTGGCCATGCTGGCTGTGATGTTCTTGGGGTTGTTCCAGCAGGGAGCTGGTGTGGCCGACCGGCTGTACACATCTGTGCTGACTGTGACAAACGGACAGCATTGGGGAACATGGAGGGGGCCCGAGATGTGTCCTGACCAGTACTTTGCTGTTGGCTTCAGTACCAGG GTGGAGTCCAGACAGGGCAAAGGCGACGACACAGCCCTGAACGGCATCCGCCTCATCTGCGGCAAAGACGAGGACCACAACTTCATGTACACTGTGGAGTCTCACCCTGGCTT CTGGGGCGACTGGTCCAACCCTCAGTACTGCCCCAGTGGCGTGCTCAGCTCTTTCCAGCTCCGCGTGGAGGGCCGTCAGGGCAGGAAAGACGACACCGCTGCCAACAACATCAAGTtccgctgcagcagcagccccttGCTGGAGGGCAGCGGCCTGGACTGGGGCGAGTACGGCGGATGGAGCCAGGTTTGTGTCAACGGAGGAATCTGTGGCATCGAGACCAAGGTGGAGGACCGACAGGGGAGAGGGGACGACACCGCCCTCAACGACGTGCGCTTCCATTGCTGTGACCGAACCCTGCAG tcctcctcagattga
- the LOC133965005 gene encoding vitelline membrane outer layer protein 1 homolog isoform X2: MESLLRAVAMLAVMFLGLFQQGAGVADRLYTSVLTVTNGQHWGTWRGPEMCPDQYFAVGFSTRVESRQGKGDDTALNGIRLICGKDEDHNFMYTVESHPGFWGDWSNPQYCPSGVLSSFQLRVEGRQGRKDDTAANNIKFRCSSSPLLEGSGLDWGEYGGWSQVCVNGGICGIETKVEDRQGRGDDTALNDVRFHCCDRTLQ, encoded by the exons ATGGAGAGTCTGCTCCGCGCCGTGGCCATGCTGGCTGTGATGTTCTTGGGGTTGTTCCAGCAGGGAGCTGGTGTGGCCGACCGGCTGTACACATCTGTGCTGACTGTGACAAACGGACAGCATTGGGGAACATGGAGGGGGCCCGAGATGTGTCCTGACCAGTACTTTGCTGTTGGCTTCAGTACCAGG GTGGAGTCCAGACAGGGCAAAGGCGACGACACAGCCCTGAACGGCATCCGCCTCATCTGCGGCAAAGACGAGGACCACAACTTCATGTACACTGTGGAGTCTCACCCTGGCTT CTGGGGCGACTGGTCCAACCCTCAGTACTGCCCCAGTGGCGTGCTCAGCTCTTTCCAGCTCCGCGTGGAGGGCCGTCAGGGCAGGAAAGACGACACCGCTGCCAACAACATCAAGTtccgctgcagcagcagccccttGCTGGAGGGCAGCGGCCTGGACTGGGGCGAGTACGGCGGATGGAGCCAGGTTTGTGTCAACGGAGGAATCTGTGGCATCGAGACCAAGGTGGAGGACCGACAGGGGAGAGGGGACGACACCGCCCTCAACGACGTGCGCTTCCATTGCTGTGACCGAACCCTGCAG tga